The DNA sequence CCCACCATATAAAGCAGCTCTATGGCGGTGGGGCTGATGGCTGCCACCCGCTCTGGCGCCGGCGGGGGCTGCACACGCCGTCCCATGAAGTCGGTGAGCACTGTCGGCTGGGTGGGGCGGGACGGCGTTGGCGAGGCGGGGGCCGACTCTCCACGGGCAGCCCAGAGGTGGGCAAAAGCCACCAATACCGCTACCCCCGCCATGAAGGTAGCGCGTCTAAGGCTCAGGGTCATCATAGCTGCCTCGTTGGGGGGTGTTGTCCCTCTCCCTTTCAAGATAGCATGGGGCTCTTCTGGCGCAAGGTCACTTGGCTACCCTTTCCAGGAGAAGGGGGACGCAGGCCCGTTCCCTAGGCCCAGATTGGTCATCATGGGGGTGTAATATGCCCTTAGTGGCGCCTTGTCCCATGGCGACGGTGGGCTGTATAATGGCTCCTACCCGACCCGATGGTGTCAGGGCAGCGGGCAGTCCGAGGACGAGGGAACATGGTATGAAGTTCGGCCTTTTCTATGAGTTGCAGCTCCCCAAGCCCTACGATGCCGACCAGTGGCATGATGACCAGGAGCATCGCATCGTCAAGGAGGCGCTGGAGCAGATCGAGCTGGCGGACAGGCTCGGCTTCGACTACGTCTTCATCGTCGAGCACCACTTCCTTGAAGAGTACTCTCACTCGTCAGCGCCGGAGGTGTTCCTCGCGGCGGCCAGCCAGCGCACTAAGAACATACGGCTGGGCCACGGCATCGTCCTCATGCCCCCGCCCTATAACCACCCGGCGCGGGTGGCCGAACGCATCGCCATGCTGGACCTGGTATCTGACGGCCGGGTGGAGTTCGGCACGGGCGAGTCCTCCTCCGAGATGGAGATGGGGGGCTTTGGGGTGCGGCGCGAGGAGAAGAAGGCCATGTGGGAGGAGGCCACCCGTGAGTGCCTGCGCATGATGACGGAGATGCCCTATCCAGGCTACGAGGGCACTTACTTCGCCATGCCCTCCCGCAACGTTATCCCCAAGCCTTTGCAAAAACCTCACCCGCCGGTGTGGGTAGCCGCTGCCCGCCGCGAGACCACCATGGTGGCAGCGCGACTGGGCGTCGGCTCCCTCGGGTTCAGCTTCGAGACGGCCGATGAGGCGAGGGAGCGGGTGGAGGAGTATTATCGCCTCATCCGTGAAGAGTGTTTCCCCATTGGCAAGGCCATCAACCCTGCTCTGGCCGTGCTCTCTGTCCTCTCCTGCTTCGACAGCGAAGAGGAGGCCATCGCCAAGGGGCTGGAGGGGGCCCAGTTCTTCTCCTACTCCCTGGGCTACTACTACAGCCCCTTCACCGGTGGCGCCCACAAGCCGGGGCGCGTCCACCTGTACCGCCAGTTCAGGGACACGCCGCCTGAGCAGCGGTGGGGCGCCCTGGCCGAATGGTTTCGGGGGTTCGCTGGCTATCGCGGGGGCTTCGGTGAGGAGCCCCAGGACGAGGTAGGGCGCGCCCTCTGGCGGGCGGCTCAACGGGGCGGCTGCATCGGCACGCCCGAGTTCATCCGCGAGACGCTCCTGCGCTATGAGGAGGCCCACCTGGACGTGATGCTGTTCGTGGCCCAGTGTGGCGCCCGCAAGCACGAGGACATCATGGACTCCCTGTACCGATTTGGCACCAAGGTGCTGCCCGAGTTCAAGGAGCGGCATGAGCAGCACCAGCGGTGGCGACGCCAGCAACTGGCACCCGTTGACTATCCCATCGTCTCTTCCATATGATGCGGCCGTGGCGGGCAAGGTAGACCGCATCCAGGACCCGGAGCTACGCGCATCGCTGCAGGCGGCTCAGGAGTCCCTGCGCAAGGGGGACTACCGTGATGTGGTGCGGCGCTCAGCCGAGGCCTTCCTGGAGCTAGTGCGCCGCAGGCCAGAGCTGCTGGAGGGGCAGGAGGGCATCAGGAGGCTCTTTATGTTTCCCCGCTTGGGGGTAGATCTGGCCGTCTCCCCTGGCAGCCCTCCCACCCTTAAGTGGGAGCGAGAGCGCTTCAGCTTCTCCGAGGCGGTGACCTACCTGGAGTTCGCCACGGAACAGCTTTTGCAGGCAGGCATGTGAAGGGGGGAGCCTATGGGCGAAGAGGAGCTCCTGGTCACGCGGGTGCAGTCGCGGTCCAGCGGCGTGCCGGGCCGCTCGCTGAATAGCGCCCGTAACCACCATTTCGTCATCGATGAGCCAGCCTATGCAGGGGGGCCAGGGGAGGAGATCACTCCTGCCGAGGCCTTTCTAGCGGGGATTTCGGGCTGTGGTGTCCTTCTGGTGGAGGCCTTCGCTCGCCACTGGGGGGTGCCCTTGACGCTGGTGGAGGTGGACATCGAAGGCGTGCGCCACCCAGAGACGCCCCAGGAGTTTCAGCGGGTGGACATGCGCTTCCGCCTTCACGGTGTAAACGAGGATGAGGCCCGGCGGCTGGTAGAGAGGTATCAGGGGCGTTGCCCGCTCTACCGCGCTTTGGCAGCGGCGACCCAGGTGAACATTGAGATAGAAGCCGTGCCCGCTCAGAAGCTGTAGCTCACTCCCCAAGCATCGCCCGACGGCGGGCTTACGTTCTGCCGAGGGAGGCATCCTCTGGCCTGGCCAGGGTAGATGGCGTCGAGGGAGAGTGGTCAGCGCCTCTGCCCCTCGATGGCGTTTATCCAACCCTGCCTGCCGAACACTACTAGCCGGTATTCCGTGCCATCGCTGGTGGAGACAGCGATGGAGTTGGGGAATACCGGCAGGATGTTGAGGAACTTGGTCCAGCACTTGCGCACGCCTACGACCCTTTCTAGAGGTATCTCCGCCACGTCCCTCTGGACGTTGAAGGCGTGGGGCTCGAATATCAGGCGGCGGTTGGTGAGATAGAGGCGCCCGCCCACTGCCTCCCAGCCGCGCTGTAGATTAGCGCGCCCATCTTTGATAACCGTCTCCCCGGGAAGAAGAGGTGTCCTGGGCTGTCGCATGCTGACCTCCTGCGCCTCAGGGATGTTCTCTCCCCTCCACTCCTCTGCCGTAGATAGCCGCTTCCCAAGTATTATTCCAACCCCCAGAGTATTGCAGGACTTGCTGAGCGTTTCAATCCCCGGCCGGAGGGAGGTGGCCTTTTTTCGGACAGATGGGCTGTCCAGCCTCATGGCGGCAGCGGTCGCTCTCGGTATCAGCCCCTTCCCCGTCATGTGGAGGGTGGATGAGGGTGGGACCGGCGCTACGCAGGAGGTTTTGGTGCCGGGGGTGGGGCTCGAACCCACACGCCGGGAGACCGGCAGCGGATTTTAAGTCCGCCGCGTCTGCCGATTCCGCCACCCCGGCACTAGGGCCTAGGCAGGCCCCTTCTCCATGTTAGCATGGTCGGCGTCACGGAGGGCGCCTCAGGGCGCGGCGCACCTTGCCGTCTAGAGGCCTGCCCACTAGCTCCTCGGCGAACCAGGAGACCTCCACCAAGGCGTGCAGGTCCACGCCCGTGCGTATGCCCATGGCCTCGGCCATGGCCACCAGGTCCTCGGTGGCCACGTTGCCTGAGGCCCCTGGCGCGTAGGGGCATCCCCCCAGGCCACCCACAGAGCCATCGAACTGGGTAGCCCCTGCCTGCATAGCCGCCACCACGTTAGCGAGGGCCACCCCGCGCGTGTCGTGGAAATGGAGGCGTAGCTCCACCCCTGGCACTTCCTTAAGGAAGCGGGAGACCAGCTCGTAGACCTGACGAGGGTTGGCCACCCCAATGGTGTCCCCAAGGCTCACGGCGTAGGCCCCCAGGCGGCGCAAGGCCTGGCCCAAAGAGATGACCACGTCGGCGTCCACCTTGCCCTCATAAGGGCAGCCGAAGGCTGTGGATATGTAGCCGGCCCAGGGAAGGCCTGCATCCTTGGCCAAGGCAGCTATCTGGGCGATCTGGGCCAGGGTCTCCTCGATAGTGGCATTGAGGTTGGCCCGGTTGTGGGACTGGGATGCCGACACCACAGTGGCCAGCTCGTCCACGCCGGCGGCCACGGCCCTCTGGGCGCCCTTTAGGTTGGGGACCAGGCCAATATACGTCACCCCAGGGTGGCGGCGCAGGGAGGCCATGACCTCCTCGGCGTTGGCCATCTGGGGCACCGCCCTGGGGTGGACGAAGGAGACTGCCTCTATGCGCCTGAGACCTGTCTGGGCGAGCCTCTCGATGAGGGCCACCTTCCCCTCCACAGGTATGGGGCGGGCCTCGTTCTGAAGGCCATCGCGAGGCCCCACCTCGGTGATGACGATGCTCTCAGGCCACTTCACGGCTCCTCACCCCCTAATGGGGCCAGCTCTACCAGCACCTGGCCTTCCTCCACCTGCTGGCCCTCACGACAGCGGACTCGCCACACCCGCCCCGAGACGGGGGCCTCCACGTTATGCTCCATCTTCATGGCCTCTATTATCACAAGCACCTGGTGGGCTTGCACCACGTCCCCCTCGCGGGCCATGACGCGGATGACGGTGCCGTTGAGGGGGGCGCGTAGGTCGTGGCCGAGGCGGTGCTTAAGCCCTGCTGTGGCTGCCCGGCGCGCGGGGTCGGGCCAGCGGAAGAGGAACGAGCGGTCGCCTATGGTCACCCAGAGACCCCGGCCCAGGGCCTCCACCTGGGCGGTGTAGGTGCTCCCCTCCCCCTCCACCACCACCTGGCCCGGCCGAGGAGATGAGAGGCGGGCCCGCAGCTTGTGTTCGCCCAGGGCTAGCGTCCACCACCCTTCCCATTCCCGCTGGGCTTCCAAGGTGAGCTCCTCTCCTGCGTGCTCCATGACAAGGTGCATCCGTCCCCCCACTCGCCAGGGGCCTAAGGCCAGCCAGGGGTCGTGAAAGCCCAGGGCGCCAGTGGCCAAGGCCGCCAAGAGGGCCAGCAAGGCCTCTGCAGGGGGCGCCAGAAAGGTTGCCATATCCAGCCCCTCCACCATGTCTACCGTCACCGACCCCGTCTGGACGGCAGGGTGGCGGAGGACGGCCTGAAGGAAGGCCAGATTGCTCTGGACTCCATCGAGTCGGTAATGGGATAGGGCCCAGGCCATGCGTATCAGAGCCTGCTGGCGATCGCTCCCCCAGGCCAACACCTTGGCCAACAAGGGGTCGTAATATGGGGACACCTCCACCCCCTCATAGATCCCCACATCGTGGCGGATGTTCTCCCCTTGCGGGGGCCGGAAGACGTGGATACGTCCGCTACGGGGCAAGAAGCCCCGCAGGGGGTCCTCGGCGTAGATGCGGCATTCGATGGCGTGCCCCCGTATCCGCAAATCCTCCTGGTGAAGAGGTAATGGCTCGCCGGTGGCGATGGCTAGCTGCATGGCCACCAGGTCCAGCCCGGTCACCATCTCGGTGACGCCGTGCTCCACCTGCAGGCGCGTGTTCATCTCCAGGAAGTAGAAGCGGCCCTGGCTGTCCACCAGGAACTCCACCGTCCCCAGGTTGCGGTACCCTATGGCCCTGGCGATAGCCGTGGCCGCCTCCCCGAGGCGATGGCGTAGCCCTTCGTCCACCGAGGGGGAGGGGGCTTCCTCCATGACCTTCTGGTGGCGGCGCTGCAGGGAACAGTCCCTCTCCCCCAGGTGGATGACGTGGCCATGGGCATCGGCAGCTATCTGCACCTCGATGTGGCGGGCGCCGGCGATGGCCCGTTCCAGGAGGAGGCGGCCGTCGCCGAAGGCCCCCTGGGCCTCACGACGGGCGCTTTCGAGGGCCTGGGGTAGCTCTTCGAGGCGGCCTACTAACCGCATGCCCCGGCCTCCGCCCCCAGCGGCGGCCTTCACCATGATGGGGAAGCCCAGCTCCTGGGCCGCCCGCAATAGGTCCTCGTCGCGTTGCAGGTGGTCGTCGTAGCCGGGTATGACGGGTATGCCCAGGGAGGATACAAGGCGACGGGCGGCGGCCTTGTCGGCCATGGCCCGCATGGCCTGGGGCGGAGGCCCAACGAAGACGATGCCGGCCTCCTGGCAGGCCTGGGCTAGCTCTGGGTTCTCGGCCAGAAGGCCATAGCCGGGGTGCAAGGCCTCTGCCCCTGTGCGCCGGGCGGCCTCCAGGATGGCCCGGATGTTGAGGTAGCTCTCCTGGGCAGGTGGCGGGCCGATGAGCACTGCCTCATCGGCCTCCATGGTGTGCAAGGCCTGCCTATCGGCCTCCGAATAGACGGCTACCGTGCGGATCCCCAGGGCCCGGCAGGTGCGGATGATGCGGACAGCTATCTCGCCGCGGTTGGCGATGAGGACCTTCCTAAACATGGCGCCACCTGGGGGCCCGCTTCTCCAGGAAGGCCTGGACCCCCTCCTTCCCCTCCTCCCCAGCTCGCAGCTGGGCGATGAGGCGAGAGGTATACTCGTCCACCTGGGGCGATGGGTCGGCAGCGACGCGGGCTACCAGCTCCTTACATGCGGCCTGGGCCTGTGGCCCTCCCTGCAAGATGGCCCGCACTGTTTCCGCCACGGCGGCGTCCAGCTCCGCTGGGGGGACTATCCGATAGAGGAGGCCCAACTCATAAGCGCGGCGCGCCGAGATGGGCTCGCCGGTGAGGAAAAGGCGTCGGGCCCAGGCCGGGCCTATCTTCTCGATGACGTAAGGGGAGATGGTGGCTGGGGCCAGCCCCAGGCGCACCTCGGTGAAGGCGAACTGGGCATCCTCGGCAGCGATGGCCAGGTCGGCGGCGGCTATAAGCCCCACTCCCCCGCCGTAGGCCCCGCCTTGCACACGCGCTACCACCGGGCGGGGGAAGGTGGCCACCAGCCTGAGCATGGAGGCCAGGGCTAGAGCATCACGTCGGTTCTCCTCCTCGCTCCAGGAGGCGGCCCGACGCATCCACTCCAAGTCGGCGCCAGCGCAGAAGGTGGGCCCCTCCCCCTGCAGCACTACCACCCTCAGCCCCTCCTGGTCTCGCAGGGCCATGAAGGCCTGGGCCAGGAGGGCTATGACCTCCTCATTGAAGGCGTTGCGGACCTCCGGTCGGCACAGGGTGACCGTGGCCACTGGACCATCGCGGCTCACCTGGACGGCGCTCATGGCTACATCCTGAACACACCGAAGCTAGGTTCGGGGATGGGAGCATTGAGGGACATGCTTATGCCCAAGGCCAGGGCCTGGCGCGTCTCCAGAGGGTCGAGGATGCCATCGTCCCACAGGCGGGCGGTGCTGTAATAGGCGTTGCCCTCCTCCTCGTACTTCTGGAGGATGGGGCGCATGAACTCCTCCTGCTCCTTGGGGCTCATGTCCTTACCCTGGGCGCGTAAGTTGTCCAGGCGGACCGTGAGGAGGACTTGGGCTGCCTGTTGCCCTCCCATGACCGAGATCCGGGCGTTGGGCCACATCCAGAGGAGGCGAGGCGCATAGGCCCGGCCGCACATAGCGTAGTTGCCGGCACCGAAGGACCCGCCGATGATGACGGTGAACTTGGGCACCTGGGCACAGGCCACGGCGGTGACCATCTTGGCCCCATGCTTGGCGATCCCTTCGTGCTCGTAGCGCTTGCCCACCATGAAGCCGGTGATGTTCTGCAGGAAGATGAGGGGGATCTTGCGCTGGGCGCATAGCTCGATGAAGTGGGCCCCCTTAACGGAGCTCTCCGAGAAGAGGATACCATTGTTGGCCACTATGCCCACCGGGTATCCCATGATGCGGCCAAACCCGCACACCAAAGTGGTGCCGTAGTTGGCCTTGAACTCCTGGAAGCGGCTGCCGTCCACCAGCCGGGCGATGACCTCTCGCACGTTGAAGCTTTGGCGCAGATCTGAGGGGACGATGCCGTATATCTCCTCGGGGTCGTAGAGGGGGGGCTCAGGAGGGGTCACTGGCCAGGGGATGTGCTTCTGGGCCTGGCCCAGGTTGGCCACCACGCTGCGGCAGATGGCCAGGGCCTCCTCATCGCTCTGGGCGTAGTGGTCAGCCACGCCGGAGATGTAGGTGTGGACGTAGGCCCCGCCCAGCTCTTCGGCGGAGACCTCCTCGCCGGTGGCTGCCTTCACCAGGGGCGGGCCGCCGATGAAGATGTTGCCCGTGCCCTGGACGATAATGGCCTCATCGCTCATGGCCGGGACATAGGCCCCGCCGGCAGTGCATGGCCCCATCACCACGGCGATCTGGGGTATGCCCTGGGCCGACATGCGCGCCTGGTTATAGAAGATGCGCCCGAAGTGGTCACGGTCGGGGAAGACCTCCGCCTGCAGGGGGAGGAAGGCACCCCCGGAGTCCACCAAGTAAATGCAGGGGAGGCGGTTCTGTTCGGCTATCTCCTGGGCCCGGAGGTGCTTCTTGACGGTGATGGGATAGTATGTGCCCCCCTTCACTGTGGCGTCGTTGGCTACGATGACCACCTCTCGCCCACATACCCGGCCGATGCCGGTAACGATGCCTGCCCCAGGGGCCTCATCCCCATACATCCCCCAGGCAGCCAGAGGGGAGAGCTCCAGGAAGGCCGTGCCGGGATCTAGGAGACGTTCGATGCGCTCCCTGGCGGTGAGCTTGCCGCGGGCGCGATGGCGGCGTATCTGCTCCTCTCCCCCTCCTCGCCGCACCAGCTCCAGCCTGTGCCGCAGCTCGGCCACCAGATGGCGCATGCGGGCCATGTTCTCTTGAAAGCGGTGATCGCGCACGTCCACGCTGGTGGGCAAGATGGGCACCTGCCCTCCTTCCAGGACGCGGTCCAGGGCGGCGTCCTGTCTTTCCATAGCCTGCATCTTTCGCCCTGAGCAGTCACATTATCAGACCCCGCGGCCGGTGGAGGCAAGGTGGGTATAGTGAAGCCTGCTCTTAGGCCTTAAGATGGTGAGAAGAACAAGGCTAGGAGGGGGCTATGGAGTTCGGTGTCCAGAGTAGCCAGGCCAATGCCAGCTGGCAGGATCTCCATGACCTGTGGCGGGAGCTGGACCGCAACTCCCGCTTTACGTCCCTTTGGGTGGTAGACCATTTCGTCACCGGCTTCGGCACGGCCTTCAACGCCTATGGCCCGCACCTTGAGGGGTGGACGTTGCTTGCTGCTCTGGCCTATGCCACCTCGCGGGTGCGGGTGGGCGTCCTGGTAAGTGGGGTGACATATCGGCACCCAGCGGTGCTTGCCAAGATGGCCACCACCGTCGACCACATCTCGGGTGGGCGTCTCAACTTCGGCATAGGGGCTGCCTGGCATGAGTTCGAGCACCGCTGCTACGGCATACCCTTCCCGCCGGTGCGTGAACGCATGGACCGGCTGGAGGAGGCCTTGCATATGATAAAGCTCCTATGGACCAGCGGCCAGCAGCCTGTGAGCTGGAAGGGGCGCTACTACCAGCTGGAGGGCGCCCCATACAACCCACCCAACGTCCAGCAGCCCCACCCACCCATCTACGTGGGAGGAGGGGGTGAGAGGCGGACCCTGCGCATAGCTGCCCAGTACGCGGATGCCATGAACGTGTTCGGCTCCCCACAAGAGGTGGCCCGTAAGGTGGAGGTGCTGCATCGGCACTGCCAAGAGGTAGGGCGGGACCCCTCCCAGATCCGCATCACCGTCACCATGCCCTTCCTGCCCACCGAGGACGAGGAGCGCATTGGCCGCATGGTCTCAGGTATGGCCGCCTACCAGGGCATAACGCAGGAGGAGGCCCGTCAGCGCATTCTGGCCGGCTCCTTCTCCCAAATGCGGGAGCACCTGGCCCGCTATGTCGAGCTAGGTGTGCACGAGGTCTACCTGCAGCCCTTCGTCCGCCTCCACCCCCAGCCCTTCCTCCTCTTCTCCGAGGAGGTCATCGCCCACTTCTCCTGACCCCGGGAAGGCCTTATGGGGGGGAGGCTCCCGGTAGTAAGATGGGAGCTGAGATGAAGGGAATGAAGGGGGTTGCCGCCCAGGACGGGAGACGGCAGCTCGTCGTTCCAGTGGTAGGGATGACGTGTGCTGCCTGCGTCAGGCGGGTGGAGAGGGCCCTTAGGCGCCTGCCCGGGGTGGAGGAGGCCTCGGTCAACCTGGCGGCGGCCAAGGCGGCGGTGGTGGTCCGCCCCGCGGTGGGGCTAAGGCAGATAGAAGAGGCGGTACGTGAGGCGGGGTACCATGTGCCCCTGGCCACCGTCCGCTTCCTAGTGGTGGGCGCGACACGCGAAGGCGATTGGGAGCGCATACAGGAATCCCTAGGAAGCATGGACGGGGTAGCGGATGTGGAGGTGAACGGGGACACCTCGGTGGTCACCGTGCGTTATCTGCAGGATATGGCCTCCCCTGGGGCCATGAAGAGGATGTTGCGGGCCCTCGGCTACCAGGTGGAGGAGCTGGGCGAGGGGGAGACGGCCCTTGACCGGGAGAGATGGGCGCGCCAAGAGGAGGTGCGCCGCCAGCTCATCAACCTCATAACTGTGGTACCCCTAGCTGTTTTGGTGATGTTGGGCTCCTTCCGCGACATGTGGGCCCTGCAAGGGGTGGTGCCGGCGGTCTTGGCCAACAAGTGGGTCCTCATGGCCCTGACAACCCCCATACTGGTGGGGCCGGCCCGTCAGTTCTTCGTCAGCAGCTACAACGGCCTACGCCATGGTGTAGCTGACATGAACCTCCTCTATGCCACGGGCATAGGCTCGGCATACCTTATAGCGGTCATCAACACCGTCTGGCCTGAGGCCGGCTTCGGCGGGGAGCGGGCGGTGTTCTATGAGTCGGCGGCCTTTCTCACCACCTTCATCGTCCTTGGGAGGTATTTGGAAGCCCTCACCCGTGGCCGGACCTCGGAGGCCATAAGACGGCTCATGCGCCTGCAGCCGCGGCGGGCCCATGTCCTTAGGGATGGCCAGGAAGTGGAGGTCCCCATTGATGAGCTGGAGGTGGGAGATACATGCCTGGTGCGGCCCGGGGAGGCAGTGCCTGTGGATGGGGTGGTGGTGGAAGGCTATTCGGTGGTGGACGAGTCCATCATGACTGGTGAGAGCATGCCGGTGGAGAAGGGGCCCGGCGATGCGGTTCTGGGCGGCACTATAAACCGGACGGGGGCCTTCAAGATGCGGGCCACCCGCGTGGGCAGGGAGACGGTCTTGTCCCAGATGATCCGGCTGGTGGAGGAGGCGCAAGGGAGACGAGCCCCTATCCAACGGCTGGCCGACTGGGTGGCGGGCCATTTCATCCTGGGGGTACACGCCTTAGCTCTGTTGACCTTCCTCTTCTGGTTCTTCGTGGGCTACCAGCGGTGGTTCCAGCCCCAGACTCGCCTCTTGCTGGGGGCGGGGGAGCTAGCCCAGATGGGCGCCTTTGGCTTCGCTTTCCTAGTCTCGGTGACGGTGCTGGTCATCTCCTGCCCGTGCGCTGTGGGCCTGGCCACGCCTGCGGCCATGATGGCCGGCTCGGGCATCGCTGCCACCCGGGGAATCCTCTTCAGGGGGGCCGACGCTATAGAGGCGTCGGCCAGAGTGCAGGCAGTGGTATTGGACAAGACGGGTACCCTCACCGTCGGCTCTCCCTCCGTCACGGAGGTGGTGGCCGTCCCAGGTGCGACCCCCGAGGAGGTGTTACGTTGGGCGGCCATCAGCGAGAGGTCGTCGGAGCATCCTCTGGCAGCGGCTATTATCCGGGAGGCCCGCACCCGGGGTTTGGACGTGCCCGAGCCTGATGGCTTCCAGGCCCTGCCTGGGCAAGGGGTGGAGGCCACATATGGAGGGCATCGGGTGGTCCTGGGCAATCGCTCCCTCATGATGGACGCAGGAGTGGACCCATCTGCCCTGGAGGACCAAGCCCGGCGATTGGAGGAGGATGGCAATACGGTGATGTTTGTGGGCGTGGATGGAAGGCTTTTAGGGCTGGTGGCCGCGGCCGATACCCTCAAGCCCACCTCCTTTGAAGCGGTGCAGGAGCTGAAGCGCATGGGCCTTCAGGTCTTCCTTCTCACCGGCGATAATTGGCGCACGGCGCAAGCGGTGGCGCAGCGCCTGGGCATAGAAGAGGTGCTGGCGGAGGTGAGGCCCCAGGACAAGGTGGAGAAGGTGAAGGAGCTGCAGGCCCAGGGCCTGCGCGTGGCCATGGTGGGCGATGGCATCAACGATGCCCCAGCCCTGGCCCAGGCGGATGTAGGGATGGCCCTGGGCTCGGGCGCTGACGTGGCCAAGGAGACGGGCCATGTCATCCTGGTGAGGGACGATCCTCGCGATGTGGTGACTGCCATCCGCATAGCCCGCTTCACCATGAGGAAGGTGAAGGAGAACCTGGCCTGGGCCTTCATCTACAACGTTGTTACCATCCCCATCGCGGCCGGCGTCCTCTATCCCCTCACCGGGCGGCTGGTGGGGCCGGAGGTGGCCGCCCTGCTCATGGCCCTCAGCTCCCTCTCGGTGACCCTCAACTCGGCCACTATGCGGGCCTGGCGGCCGCCATCGTGGGGCCCTTCTCCATCACCAGCTGCTATGCCCCTTGCTAGGGGGGAGCTCTGAGATGGGCTGGGCGCTGGTGTGGGCTGTGGCCTTGGCAGGGGGGATGGCCTTCCTCTTGGCCACCCTGCCGGGCGATTATACGTGGGCAGCCCGCTTGGGGGGCGCGGCCTGGGTGGCCTTTTTGCTCCTCATCATCCTCTCGCCCATCATACCGCCTCTGCTGGTGCGCAGGCGCCGTGGTGGCCGGTAACGCCTTGGGCATGTCAGCCGCTAGGGCCAGCTGCTATCATACGCTTGGGAACGCTAGTCATGGCCTCTTGGAGGTGGGAGGATGGTCAAGGACCCTGTATGTGGCATGGAAGTGGAGCCCCAGACGGCCCCTGCCTCCACCATATACGCTGGCCACGTATATTACTTCTGCGGTGAGGGGTGCAAGAACAAGTTCCAGCAGGACCCAGGGCGATATATTCTGAAAGGCCACCGCTAACGCTTTACATAGGGGATTCAGGGGGCGGCGTCAGCGTTCGGGCGCCGTTCAGTTGGGCCTCCCCGAAGCTCGAGGCCTTTGGAGGTCACGGCTCTCTCTTAGAGAGAAGTCTATAGATAGCTGTGTCGTCGGAAAGGTAGAGGGAGCCGGCGGGACCCTGCTTGACGTCCAGCGAACAGGGGTAGCCGGTATCGATGGGGTCCACCGTCCTCCGCAGACCGTTACGTAACTCCTCCAGTTGTGGTGCGGGGACGCGTAGGAGGGTCTTTAGACTCCAAGAACAGAAGAGGAGGTCGCCCCGGAAGGGGAGGGCATCTGACCAGTAGACGGTCATACCTGTGGGGACGGTGGCTACGGGGCCCGAATCGTATACAGGGTCTATAAACCTCGGGTCTCGGGCCAGGCCGAAAACCACCGGCCACCCGTAATTGCCCCCGGCCACGATGATGTTCAGCTCGTCGTGGCCGCGGGGACCATCGCCGCCGCTGGGCCCGTTATCGCTCGCCCAAAGCTCGCCGGTGCCAGGGTGGAAGGCGATGCCGAAGACGTTACGCAGGCCATAGGCGAAGACGGGTGAGCCTGGGAAGGGGTTGTCAGGGGGCACTGAGCCATCGGGGGCCAAGCGCAGGAGGGTGCCCTCCAGGGTGGTTGGGTCCTGGGCCATGTGGCGGGCCTCCGCGTCCCCTAAGGTGACATAAAGCATGCCATCGGGTCCAAAGGCAAGGCGCCCCCCATTGTGACAACACCTACGGCCTGTGGGAAGACCATCGATGATCACGTCCTGCTGTACGGCCGAGTTCCCCTCCAGACGGAAGCGCACTACCCTTTGGCTGGCCGGCCGACCTTGGTCATCGGGCACCGTGTAGAAGGCGTAAAGGTATGGCTTCTGGGGGAACTGGGGGTGGAGGGCAAGGCCCAAGAGCCCATGCTCGGAGTAGCCAGGAGGGCGGGCCACCGACAGGGTGGCGACGGGCGTCTCCAGAAGGCGCCCATTAGAATCTATGACTCGAATACGACCCGTCACCTCGGCGAAGAAGAGACGGCCATCGGGGGAGGGGGCCAG is a window from the Dehalococcoidia bacterium genome containing:
- a CDS encoding PQQ-dependent sugar dehydrogenase — protein: MGLLRRATWALALLMAWSACGDGGPESEPMPTITSTPISHPVLEVVVRGLQMPVALAPSPDGRLFFAEVTGRIRVIDSNGRLLETPVATLSVARPPGYSEHGLLGLALHPQFPQKPYLYAFYTVPDDQGRPASQRVVRFRLEGNSAVQQDVIIDGLPTGRRCCHNGGRLAFGPDGMLYVTLGDAEARHMAQDPTTLEGTLLRLAPDGSVPPDNPFPGSPVFAYGLRNVFGIAFHPGTGELWASDNGPSGGDGPRGHDELNIIVAGGNYGWPVVFGLARDPRFIDPVYDSGPVATVPTGMTVYWSDALPFRGDLLFCSWSLKTLLRVPAPQLEELRNGLRRTVDPIDTGYPCSLDVKQGPAGSLYLSDDTAIYRLLSKREP